The Centroberyx gerrardi isolate f3 chromosome 12, fCenGer3.hap1.cur.20231027, whole genome shotgun sequence genome has a window encoding:
- the LOC139932754 gene encoding sialic acid-binding Ig-like lectin 5: MAGALRLLLIGCLLQGSLCQRFEAFMPQTLEVLSGSCVTIPCSFDIEDRYKPDLVNTCTAIWKKDGKEVFGTSDPPNQQARQRLKGEVTGDLTKKQCTTTLNNMTTDYSGVYSFRLQCPNDLKWSFSFKTVNIVVEAAPPSPTLTTSRLEVKEGSSVSLSCSAVAPCPSLPPTLTWTPRLGNSQETLKENQDKTRVMTSVLTFTASRLHNGQTISCTALYNQQAGSKNLSAAASSTVNILYAPRLPSVSVSPSGPVPVGSTVTLACRSDANPAVKYTWYRVDGDQKLVVGSESNVTLNNIDRKKKGPYICEAKNAHGEANATVLLDFKSAPEILFSSGCIRTAAQINCSCETVGNPPPTVKWQLDGTPVNHSDKFTIRHEPLNDTGLRSFITMNRAQGKDPSTLVCHSTNSVGSASRQFCVPSLESLEGQGQVLLPYFIATVAVLTAALVCVLVFAIRARKTRHTPPKGQTTGDTGTVVASQAVTNVEGNEVPQEDIYINTKALRGAEEPNTHTFNNKQNLEASHPGPKPLFCHTNLPSSEPHDAEGPSKSTKKKNEEDGDVLYSTVIWKKKKPMKKTKGEDSGDAQPAGSSYLEEERCMLGKTDRNCLSKTQEMENLYDELRSKQSAEKPMDCEYAQVKFKTKNSLDK; this comes from the exons ATGGCTGGAGCTCTAAGACTCCTTCTCATTGGCTGTCTGCTGCAAG gtTCCCTGTGCCAAAGGTTTGAAGCCTTTATGCCTCAGACTCTAGAGGTGCTGAGTGGATCCTGTGTGACCATCCCCTGCTCCTTTGATATAGAGGACAGATATAAACCAGACTTAGTTAACACATGTACAGCAATATGGAAAAAAGATGGCAAAGAAGTGTTTGGTACAAGTGATCCACCTAATCAACAAGCTAGACAGAGACTAAAAGGAGAAGTAACAGGAGACTTAACAAAAAAGCAGTGCACCACAACGTTGAATAACATGACTACTGATTACAGTGGTGTATATTCTTTCAGACTACAATGTCCAAACGACCTGAAATGGTCATTTTCTTTCAAAACAGTGAACATTGTGGTCGAAG CTGCTCCTCCCAGCCCGACTCTAACAACATCCAGactggaggtgaaggaggggagCTCAGTGAGTTTGAGCTGCTCTGCTGTAGCTCCctgtccttctcttcctccaacTCTGACATGGACCCCCAGACTGGGGAACAGCCAGGAGACACTGAAGGAGAATCAAGATAAAACTAGAGTCATGACTTCTGTTCTGACCTTCACTGCTTCTCGCCTCCATAATGGACAGACGATCTCCTGCACTGCTCTGTACAACCAACAAGCTGGCAGTAAGAACCTGTCCGCTGCAGCAAGTTCAACTGTCAATATTTTAT ATGCTCCCAGGCTGCCCTCAGTGTCAGTCAGCCCCTCTGGTCCGGTGCCGGTGGGCAGCACAGTGACTCTGGCCTGCAGGAGCGATGCCAACCCAGCAGTGAAATACACCTGGTACAGAGTGGATGGAGATCAAAAACTTGTTGTTGGGTCAGAAAGCAACGTCACCCTCAATAACATTGACAGGAAAAAGAAAGGGCCATACATATGTGAAGCAAAGAACGCTCATGGAGAAGCTAATGCGACGGTTCTGCTTGACTTTAAAT CTGCTCCTGAGATCCTGTTCTCCTCTGGCTGCATCAGAACTGCAGCCCAGATCAACTGTTCCTGTGAGACTGTGGGAAATCCTCCTCCCACTGTAAAGTGGCAGTTGGACGggacacctgtcaatcattctGACAAGTTTACCATCAGGCATGAGCCTCTGAATGACACAGGTCTGAGGAGCTTCATCACCATGAATCGAGCACAGGGGAAGGATCCTTCCACCCTGGTCTGCCACAGCACCAACTCTGTAGGATCTGCCAGTCGTCAGTTTTGTGTTCCCAGCCTGGAGTCTCTAGAAGGCCAAG GTCAAGTGCTGTTGCCATACTTCATCGCCACAGTTGCTGTTCTAACAGCAGCACTagtgtgtgttctggtgtttgCTATCAG GGCTCGGAAGACGCGCCATACTCCTCCTAAGGGTCAGACCACAGGTGACACCGGCACTGTTGTGGCGAGCCAAGCTGTGACAAATGTGGAGGGAAATGAG GTGCCACAGGAGGACATCTACATCAACACCAAGGCGCTGAGAGGGGCAGAAgaaccaaatacacacacctttaataataaacaaaacctAGAGGCCTCTCACCCAGGCCCTAAACCTCTGTTCTGCCACACCAACCTGCCAAGCTCTGAGCCGCACGACGCGGAAGGACCCAGTAAAAgcacaaagaagaagaatgaggagGACGGGGATGTGTTGTACTCCACCGTGatttggaagaaaaagaagccCATGAAGAAAACGAAGGGAGAAGACTCGGGGGATGCGCAGCCGGCCGGTAGTTCCTACCTCGAGGAGGAgaggtgcatgctgggaaagaCGGACAGAAATTGTCTGAGCAAGACACAGGAGATGGAGAACCTGTATGATGAACTGAGGTCGAAGCAGAGTGCGGAAAAGCCGATGGATTGTGAATATGCCCAggttaaatttaagaccaagAATAGTCTGGACAAGTAG
- the LOC144541913 gene encoding sialic acid-binding Ig-like lectin 5, whose amino-acid sequence MENSILVVQQQVSSWIIKVPTVVTALEGSCVEVPCHTQRHRRVIWYQYDSLYYPKVYDGLSPHTVEGQFRGRTSVLGNAAEGNCTLRINRVRGADNNLQVYVWINPDEKPSQKFHQQIVTIRVVGRKAPIVSIQEEMVDGEIFQVNCSISHSCPSSPPSLHWNINKPVTVTLRVEKEPVIEGHSVTVECVANCNPPPYMYSWLRGQMGQSNQTNSTQGKMSFSNIVRDISLSCIAHNSMGAGRSDWLYLDVQYAPVMLSASACQLTGVALRCVCQAEASPHASIYWTIDGNDTQPSSFTSVSTNKENIVSVEINGPARGHVNVSCTAINSLGRDTKQLSVHSRSNTYVPSTVLPWMLAVMAFGSVLLSGCVVFIYRRYLSYRSQLRPNIDIAFRLQNLSGSFQQEHRYESPQR is encoded by the exons ATGGaaaaca GTATCTTGGTTGTGCAGCAGCAGGTAAGCAGCTGGATAATTAAAGTGCCCACAGTGGTCACTGCGTTGGAGGGGAGCTGTGTTGAGGTTCCCTGCCACACACAGCGCCATCGTCGGGTCATCTGGTACCAGTACGACAGTCTATATTATCCCAAGGTCTATGATGGACTTAGCCCTCATACTGTGGAAGGCCAGTTCAGAGGACGCACCTCAGTACTGGGTAACGCTGCGGAGGGAAACTGCACCCTGAGGATTAACCGTGTGAGAGGAGCTGACAACAACCTTCAAGTTTACGTGTGGATCAACCCAGATGAAAAACCATCACAAAAATTCCACCAGCAAATTGTAACCATTCGCGTTGTTG GGAGAAAAGCTCCTATCGTTTCCATCCAAGAGGAAATGGTGGATGGGGAGATTTTCCAGGTCAACTGCAGCATAAGCCACTCCTGCCCCTCCTCACCTCCGTCCCTTCACTGGAACATAA ATAAACCTGTAACTGTGACCCTGAGGGTGGAGAAGGAGCCAGTAATCGAGGGTCACAGCGTCACCGTGGAGTGTGTCGCTAATTGTAACCCACCACCGTACATGTACTCATGGCTCAGAGGACAGATGGGTCAAAGCAACCAAACAAATTCAACTCAGGGCAAAATGTCCTTCAGCAACATTGTGCGAGATATTTCCCTCTCCTGCATCGCTCACAATTCCATGGGAGCGGGGCGGTCAGACTGGTTGTATCTGGATGTTCAGT ACGCCCCAGTAATGCTGTCTGCCTCCGCCTGCCAGCTGACAGGTGTAgctctgaggtgtgtgtgtcaggcagaAGCCTCGCCTCATGCCTCTATATACTGGACCATCGACGGAAATGACACTCAGCCGTCCTCCTTCACCTCTGTCTCAACAAATAAGGAAAATATAGTCTCTGTGGAGATAAATGGCCCTGCCCGGGGACATGTTAATGTGTCTTGTACAGCCATAAACTCGCTGGGCAGAGACACCAAACAGCTGTCCGTACACAGCAGGTCAAACACAT ATGTTCCCTCTACAGTTCTCCCATGGATGTTGGCTGTAATGGCATTTGGAAGTGTTTTGCTGTCAGGATGTGTGGTTTTCATTTACAGAAGATATCTCAGCTACAG ATCACAGCTAAGACCCAACATTGATATCGCCTTCAG gCTGCAAAATTTATCAGGCAGCTTCCAACAAGAGCACAGATACGAGAGTCCCCAAAGGTAA
- the LOC139932743 gene encoding NACHT, LRR and PYD domains-containing protein 3-like, translated as MNSAQQLLRSQRDLLLNWTRDHPAPLLRWLRDAEVLSSARYLSLLERSPSNAVAQALETVCASEESSQKFLQVLWEVQDYYCRDLQVWAERHCRSGTDGRPAPAPVKVEVPISAHKTTLLKRTEQLKCYSEGEGEASNSASHIEIRYTDLFVTEDNDLVDSSQHEYFDLASRRARIYVHQACQRIRPCHLLSPQGTSGRPPKRVKVKGIAGIGKSVAVQRLVYEWALGKNMREFTCVFDLRFRELNLIEAPLSFLDLLGDRFRYLKTVLPDLFASPSSLLFILDGLDEFKFHLDWNTPDKDIDVGSKVPVSELMVALIKGSLLPEASVILTTRPSTEAPKRFFQRCCVVLGFEEDQVKEYTSKFYKDTKVAEKVYDYILSNDNLFVLSFIPLYCYIICTAMAEFFSSGTQDGADAKSLELNPPRTVSEVYFCYLFTAIKHHALKGSAERSTPRSEVLSLAKQQLTNLGKLAYENLLKKKIMFDRADLQRYGVAPADVQSTFLCQILQPLKEETVEMFSFFHLTVQEHLAALYCVISLSNQEDIIQALDFWCFGQPPPSPTATPLQNTHLNMDKLEGLQMFTRFFMGILRARLAGQLDGLVCSPMEQGEGLPAELGLWFQAQFKGRKLENQESLNLLHCLMEFHMKEATSIAAPEIKKLNLFKMKLSVVDCAAMHYVLQFSPHKLQELNLGYSNIGNRGLSRLGPILHRCESLYLRYNCLDRQAAILESAILKSNECQVKKLFMCGNNLGPEGVLELWNALEHNTTVEELYLDITGITERGTENIVNCLSKNTSLKTLTIVGNDIGEVGRKRLRELEQRRPGLRIIGNFVDDLGLLQAYLDWVEEIRVDRDQMDSVKNADALQSVLKGLWVAGERGEEEEAAKAKELQAKIMELLKSSPDLTGGR; from the exons ATGAACTCAGCTCAGCAGCTACTCCGGTCCCAGAGAGATTTGCTGCTGAACTGGACTCGTGACCATCCAGCACCCTTGCTGCGTTGGTTACGTGATGCTGAGGTGCTTTCATCTGCCCGCTACCTGTCCTTATTGGAAAGGTCACCTTCCAATGCTGTGGCCCAGGCTCTAGAGACAGTGTGTGCCAGTGAGGAGAGCAGCCAAAAGTTCCTACAGGTACTGTGGGAGGTGCAGGATTATTACTGCAGGGATCTGCAGGTCTGGGCGGAGAGACACTGCAGGAGTGGCACAGATGGGAGGCCAGCGCCTGCACCTGTTAAAGTTGAAG TTCCCATTTCTGCCCATAAAACGACCCTTCTGAAACGCACAGAGCAACTAAAATGTTAttcagagggggagggagaggcttCGAACTCAGCTTCTCACATCGAGATCCGCTACACTGACCTTTTCGTGACAGAAGATAATGACTTAGTCGACAGCAGCCAACATGAGTACTTTGACCTAGCGAGCAGACGAGCTCGCATCTATGTCCACCAGGCTTGCCAGCGCATCCGCCCGTGCCATCTGCTGAGCCCCCAAGGAACATCAGGACGGCCCCCGAAAAGGGTTAAAGTGAAGGGTATTGCTGGCATAGGAAAGAGCGTAGCGGTACAGAGACTGGTCTATGAGTGGGCGTTAGGGAAGAACATGCGTGAATTCACCTGCGTTTTTGACCTGCGCTTTAGGGAGCTCAATCTGATCGAAGCGCCACTAAGCTTCCTGGACCTGCTTGGAGATCGGTTCCGGTACCTAAAGACAGTTCTGCCTGATCTTTTTGCTTCGCCGAGCTCTTTGCTCTTCATCTTAGATGGATTAGACGAGTTTAAATTCCACCTGGACTGGAATACACCCGACAAGGACATTGACGTGGGGTCTAAGGTGCCAGTGTCAGAGCTGATGGTGGCTTTAATCAAGGGGAGTCTTCTCCCTGAGGCCTCCGTTATTCTCACAACAAGGCCGTCGACTGAAGCTCCCAAGCGTTTCTTCCAGAGGTGCTGTGTGGTGTTGGGCTTTGAGGAGGACCAGGTGAAGGAGTATACCTCCAAGTTCTACAAAGACACTAAAGTGGCTGAAAAAGTCTACGATTACATCCTGAGCAATGACAACCTGTTTGTGCTGTCCTTCATCCCTCTTTACTGCTACATCATCTGTACGGCGATGGCAGAGTTCTTCTCTTCAGGAACTCAAGATGGGGCTGACGCAAAGTCTCTGGAGCTAAACCCGCCCAGAACAGTCAGCGAGGTTTACTTCTGCTACCTGTTTACAGCGATTAAGCACCATGCTCTGAAGGGGAGCGCAGAGAGGAGCACCCCTAGATCTGAGGTTCTCTCGCTAGCCAAGCAACAACTGACAAATCTAGGAAAGCTGGCTTATGAAAACCTTCTAAAGAAAAAGATCATGTTCGACAGAGCGGACTTGCAGCGCTATGGTGTTGCACCTGCTGATGTTCAGAGCACCTTTCTCTGTCAGATCCTACAGCCTCTTAAAGAAGAGACAGTGgagatgttttctttcttccactTGACTGTTCAAGAGCATCTGGCTGCCCTGTACTGTGTAATCAGCCTCTCCAACCAGGAGGATATAATCCAGGCTCTGGACTTCTGGTGCTTTGGTCAACCCCCACCGTCCCCCACTGCCACACCCCTGCAAAATACACACCTGAACATGGACAAACTGGAGGGCCTCCAGATGTTTACACGTTTCTTCATGGGAATTCTTCGAGCAAGGCTGGCAGGTCAGTTGGATGGACTAGTTTGTTCCCCCATGGAGCAAGGGGAGGGCCTTCCCGCTGAGCTAGGTTTGTGGTTCCAAGCCCAGTTCAAGGGTAGGAAGCTAGAAAACCAGGAATCCCTGAATCTTCTCCACTGCCTAATGGAGTTCCACATGAAGGAAGCCACCAGCATTGCAGCACCAGAGATCAAGAAACTTAACCTGTTTAAAATGAAGCTGAGTGTTGTGGACTGTGCAGCGATGCACTATGTGCTGCAGTTTTCCCCACACAAGCTGCAGGAGCTCAACTTAGGCTACTCCAACATTGGGAACAGAGGACTCAGCAGACTGGGTCCAATCCTGCATCGCTGTGAATCTCTCTA TTTGAGATACAACTGCCTGGATAGGCAGGCAGCTATTTTAGAATCTGCGATTCTGAAATCAAATGAATGCCAGGTGAAAAAGCTCTT TATGTGTGGCAATAACCTGGGTCCAGAGGGGGTTTTGGAGCTGTGGAACGCTCTGGAGCACAACACCACTGTGGAGGAACTCTACCTGGACATCACTGGCAtcacagagagaggcacagaaaaTATTGTCAACTGCCTCAGCAAAAACACCTCTCTGAAGACACTGAC CATCGTTGGGAACGACATCGGAGAGGTGGGGAGGAAGAGGCTAAGGGAGCTGGAGCAACGTCGACCGGGACTCCGGATTATTGGAAACTTTGTGGACGACCTTGGATTACTTCAAGCCTACCTGGACTGGGTCGAGGAGATCCGGGTCGACCGGGACCAGATGGACTCGGTGAAGAATGCAGATGCCCTGCAGTCGGTGCTGAAGGGACTCTGGGtggcaggggagagaggggaagaagaggaggcagcGAAAGCCAAGGAGCTGCAGGCAAAAATTATGGAATTGCTTAAATCCTCTCCGGATCTAACTGGCGGAAGATGA
- the LOC139932729 gene encoding uncharacterized protein LOC139932729 encodes MVQEGASALLVCSCKADPPVTEYRWSYSQHGRTVNLHRRTHTVRVYNVTRDMRVRCSAQNLIGRGESHPTALNIQYKPAILRLSSACVAEGSGVVCRCSVDSNPRAAVTWSVNGTVPPSGYNMSVTSEPGTLTAVLRGHMDKPLTVICFAFNAVGNDSLVLLQGGEAAAPLLWMVIPAVFICLVIFLLSLLLLYRCRRKAGKHVLRPVAVYPEKLGIYQERMPLYINCTEVTHVYTNGSYQLVYQNCTPLFVHTKQIRPMGRRGGERRVGERRRGGERRGGGERQAERAVREIQTVAETETAIYVEIL; translated from the exons ATGGTCCAGGAGGGAGCCAGTGCGTTGCTGGTCTGCTCCTGTAAAGCCGACCCGCCGGTGACGGAGTACCGCTGGTCCTACAGCCAGCACGGCCGCACCGTCAACCTGCACCGCCGCACGCACACAGTCCGGGTGTACAACGTCACCCGGGACATGAGAGTCCGCTGCTCGGCGCAGAACCTGATTGGTCGAGGAGAGTCCCATCCCACGGCGTTGAACATACAAT ACAAGCCAGCcatcctccgtctctcctccgCCTGTGTTGCTGAGGGGTCGGGGGTGGTGTGTCGCTGTTCAGTCGACTCCAACCCCCGAGCAGCCGTCACCTGGAGTGTTAATGGGACTGTTCCCCCTAGTGGTTACAACATGTCAGTAACATCAGAGCCTGGGACTCTAACAGCCGTACTGAGGGGCCACATGGACAAACCCCTGACGGTGATCTGCTTTGCTTTCAACGCAGTGGGCAACGACTCCCTCGTTCTGCTGCAGGGAGGAGAAG CGGCGGCTCCTCTGCTGTGGATGGTGATACCTGCCGTGTTCATCTGCCTCGTcatattcctcctctctcttcttctgctgtacCGCTGCCGAAGGAAGGCTGGAAA GCACGTCCTGAGACCTGTGGCAGTTTACCCTGAAAAATTGGGGATTTATCAGGAGCGGATGCCCCTCTACATCAACTGCACAGAAGTGACCCACGTCTACACCAATGGCAGCTACCAACTAGTATACCAGAACTGCACACCGCTTTTTGTCCACACCAAACAG ATTCGTCCGATGGGCAGAAGAGGCGGGGAGAGGCGAgtgggggagagaagaagaggaggagagcgaagaggaggaggagagagacaagcggagagagcagtgagagagatacagacCGTGGCTGAAACTGAGACGGCCATCTACGTGGAGATCCTCTGA
- the LOC139932768 gene encoding myelin-associated glycoprotein-like: protein MAGALRLLLIGCLLQGSLCQRLEAFMPQTLEVLSGSCVTIPCSFDIEDRYKPNLDNTCTAIWKKDGKEVFGTNDPPNQQARQRLNGEVTGDLTKKQCTTTLNNMTTDYSGEYFFRLQCPKYLKYSFSFNTVNIVVEAAPPSPTLTTSRLEVKEGSSVSLSCSAVAPCPSLPPTLTWTPRLGNSQETLKENQDKTKVMTSVLTFTASRLHDGQTISCTALYNQQAGSKNLSAAANSTISILSAPEILFSSGCIRTAAQINCSCETVGNPPPTVKWQLDGTPVNHSDKFTISYELLNDTRLRSFIAINQLQSKDSSILVCFSINSVGSASLLMPVSDYLMNWQEYRWLFIISPIIMSAMACLHMITIGICWYKVNQLSKRLREEEEDTYASLQLSAVSPEYDTLQVSKDCPPPSQMR from the exons ATGGCTGGAGCTCTAAGACTCCTTCTCATTGGCTGTCTGCTGCAAG gtTCCCTGTGCCAAAGGCTTGAAGCCTTTATGCCTCAGACTCTAGAGGTGCTGAGTGGATCCTGTGTGACCATCCCCTGCTCCTTTGATATAGAGGACAGATATAAACCAAACTTAGATAACACATGTACAGCAATATGGAAAAAAGATGGCAAAGAAGTGTTTGGTACAAATGATCCACCTAATCAACAAGCTAGACAGAGACTAAATGGAGAAGTAACAGGAGACTTAACAAAAAAGCAGTGCACCACAACGTTGAATAACATGACTACTGATTACAGTGGTGAATATTTTTTTAGACTACAATGTCCAAAATACCTGaaatattcattttctttcaacACAGTGAACATTGTGGTCGAAG CTGCTCCTCCCAGCCCGACTCTAACAACATCCAGactggaggtgaaggaggggagCTCAGTGAGTTTGAGCTGCTCTGCTGTAGCTCCctgtccttctcttcctccaacTCTGACATGGACCCCCAGACTGGGGAACAGCCAGGAGACACTGAAGGAGAATCAAGATAAAACTAAAGTCATGACTTCTGTTCTGACCTTCACTGCTTCTCGCCTCCATGATGGACAGACGATCTCCTGCACTGCTCTGTACAACCAACAAGCTGGCAGTAAGAACCTGTCCGCTGCAGCAAATTCAACCATCAGTATTTTAT CTGCTCCTGAGATCCTGTTCTCCTCTGGCTGCATCAGAACTGCAGCCCAGATCAACTGTTCCTGTGAGACTGTGGGAAATCCTCCTCCCACTGTAAAGTGGCAGTTGGACGggacacctgtcaatcattctGACAAGTTTACCATCAGTTATGAGCTTCTGAATGACACACGTCTGAGGAGCTTCATCGCTATTAACCAATTACAGAGCAAGGACTCATCCATTCTGGTCTGTTTCAGCATTAACTCTGTAGGATCTGCCAGCCTGCTGATGCCTGTTAGTGATTACCTGATGAATTGGCAAG aataTCGGTGGCTGTTCATAATATCCCCGATTATTATGTCTGCAATGGCATGTCTTCACATGATAACTATTGGGATTTGTTGGTACAAAGTCAACCA GCTCTCCAAGAGACTAAGG gaggaggaagaagacacGTATGCTTCGCTGCAGCTTTCTGCTGTTAGTCCTGAATATGACACCCTGCAGGTGAGCAAG GATTGTCCTCCACCCTCACAGATGCGGTGA